One window of Pseudomonas sp. ML2-2023-3 genomic DNA carries:
- a CDS encoding sulfite exporter TauE/SafE family protein, whose amino-acid sequence MLIILLGMLVGVVLGLTGAGGGILAIPALTLGLGWTLAQATPVALLAVGTAAALGALDGLRKGLVRYKAAALMAIVGSMTSPIGLHLARLIPARALVLMFSGVMMFVSVRMFLQARADARESGSLGAIEKNCMLNPATGRLTWNARCSMTLVSIGATSGLLTGLLSVGGGFLIVPAFRKFSDVRIHAVVSTSLMVVALVSLGTLGNLMSQGVSLSSEGVMFIGATLTGMIAGRVIAPRVSAQWLQQGFATLCAVIGLLMLAKAVLS is encoded by the coding sequence ATGTTGATTATTCTGTTAGGCATGTTGGTGGGTGTAGTGCTGGGTTTGACGGGGGCGGGTGGCGGTATTCTGGCCATACCGGCGTTGACCCTGGGCCTGGGGTGGACACTGGCGCAAGCCACGCCGGTGGCATTGCTGGCGGTCGGTACGGCAGCGGCACTGGGCGCGCTGGACGGGCTGCGCAAAGGCCTGGTGCGCTACAAGGCCGCCGCGCTGATGGCGATTGTGGGTTCGATGACTTCGCCGATCGGGCTGCACCTCGCCAGATTGATTCCCGCTAGGGCGCTGGTGTTGATGTTCAGCGGGGTCATGATGTTCGTCTCCGTGCGTATGTTTTTGCAGGCCAGAGCTGATGCGCGCGAGAGTGGCAGCCTGGGGGCAATAGAAAAAAACTGCATGCTCAATCCTGCTACCGGGCGGCTGACCTGGAATGCCCGCTGCAGCATGACGCTGGTATCGATTGGTGCCACCTCGGGTTTGCTGACGGGGTTGTTGAGTGTGGGGGGCGGATTCCTGATCGTACCTGCGTTTCGAAAATTCAGTGACGTGCGCATTCATGCCGTGGTCTCCACCTCGCTGATGGTGGTGGCACTGGTATCGCTGGGCACCTTGGGCAATCTGATGAGCCAGGGTGTGAGCTTGTCGAGCGAAGGCGTGATGTTCATCGGTGCCACCCTGACCGGCATGATTGCCGGTCGGGTGATTGCCCCCAGGGTTTCGGCCCAATGGCTACAGCAAGGCTTCGCGACGTTATGTGCTGTGATAGGCCTGTTGATGCTCGCCAAGGCAGTCCTGTCGTAA
- a CDS encoding TIGR01244 family sulfur transferase: MEQSIKRIDTSFSVAGQIGQSDLQSLAALGFASVICNRPDHEGGPDQPGHASIQQAAQALGLSFAYLPVLSTGATPEQAQQLRQLLNELPKPVLAYCRTGNRSSKLYQAATQASREARLYDVVVVGGGSAGISVSASLLKRNASLRIAVIEPNTEHYYQPAWTLVGGGAFDVKDTVRPTAAVMPKGVVWIKASLCAFAPQRKVVLLSDGTELGYQQLIVCPGLQLAWEHIEGLEETLGKNGVTSNYRHDLAPYTWELVRTLKGGKALFTQPGMPIKCAGAPQKAMYLSCDHWRKRGVLDSMAVEFNLAGAVLFGVPTFVPPLMKYVEAYKAQLAFQSNLVKVDGPGKTAWFDVTNADGGVTRVEKTFDMLHVVPPQQAPDVIRRSELADKAGWFETDPATLQHPRYPDIFALGDVCNTPNAKTAAATRKQVVVVAENLLALRKGAVLPKRYDGYGSCPLTVENGKVILAEFGYGAKLLPTFALDPTVARKSAWWLKATFLPWFYWQGMLKGREWFTDCKPD; the protein is encoded by the coding sequence ATGGAGCAAAGCATCAAGCGAATCGACACGTCATTTTCTGTGGCCGGTCAAATCGGGCAGTCTGATCTCCAGTCTTTGGCAGCACTGGGTTTTGCCAGTGTGATCTGTAACCGTCCGGATCATGAAGGCGGCCCAGACCAACCCGGGCACGCATCGATACAGCAGGCGGCGCAGGCCCTGGGGCTGAGCTTTGCTTACCTGCCAGTACTCAGCACGGGTGCGACCCCTGAGCAGGCGCAGCAGTTGCGTCAGTTGCTCAATGAGCTGCCAAAACCCGTTCTGGCGTATTGCCGTACAGGCAATCGCTCATCAAAGCTCTATCAGGCGGCGACTCAAGCCTCGCGTGAGGCCAGGCTGTACGATGTTGTCGTGGTGGGTGGTGGCTCGGCCGGTATCTCGGTGTCGGCCAGCTTGCTCAAGCGCAACGCGTCATTGCGCATCGCCGTGATCGAACCCAATACAGAGCACTACTACCAGCCCGCGTGGACGCTGGTTGGCGGCGGTGCCTTTGATGTCAAGGACACGGTTCGCCCGACTGCAGCCGTAATGCCCAAAGGTGTTGTCTGGATCAAGGCGTCGCTGTGCGCCTTCGCCCCGCAACGCAAGGTTGTGCTGCTCAGTGATGGTACTGAACTGGGTTATCAGCAATTGATCGTTTGCCCGGGGTTGCAACTGGCCTGGGAGCATATCGAGGGCCTTGAAGAGACCTTGGGCAAGAACGGCGTGACGTCCAACTATCGCCATGACCTGGCGCCCTATACCTGGGAGCTGGTGCGCACCCTGAAGGGCGGCAAAGCGCTGTTCACCCAGCCGGGAATGCCGATCAAGTGCGCGGGGGCTCCACAAAAAGCCATGTACCTGTCCTGTGATCATTGGCGCAAGCGTGGCGTTCTGGATTCGATGGCCGTTGAGTTCAATCTGGCGGGGGCGGTGCTGTTTGGCGTGCCGACCTTCGTCCCTCCACTGATGAAATACGTTGAGGCCTATAAGGCCCAATTGGCCTTCCAGTCCAATCTGGTCAAGGTCGACGGGCCAGGCAAGACCGCCTGGTTTGATGTGACCAACGCAGACGGTGGCGTGACCCGCGTTGAGAAAACGTTCGACATGTTGCATGTGGTGCCACCCCAGCAAGCGCCTGACGTTATCCGTCGCAGCGAGTTGGCGGACAAGGCGGGCTGGTTCGAGACCGATCCGGCTACACTGCAACACCCACGCTACCCCGACATTTTCGCCCTTGGCGATGTCTGCAACACACCCAATGCCAAAACCGCGGCAGCGACTCGCAAGCAAGTGGTCGTGGTGGCCGAGAACCTGCTCGCCCTGCGCAAGGGGGCGGTTTTGCCCAAGCGCTACGATGGCTATGGCTCATGCCCGCTGACCGTCGAAAACGGCAAGGTGATCCTGGCCGAATTTGGTTATGGCGCAAAACTGCTACCCACCTTTGCCCTGGACCCGACCGTGGCCCGCAAGTCGGCCTGGTGGCTCAAGGCAACGTTTCTGCCCTGGTTCTACTGGCAAGGCATGCTTAAAGGTCGCGAGTGGTTCACTGACTGCAAACCGGACTGA
- a CDS encoding metalloregulator ArsR/SmtB family transcription factor: MTAQLTSEEIGLLRDSASKACTLLKALANEDRLLLLCQLTQGERNVGELEALTGIRQPTLSQQLGVLRDEGMVNTRRMGKYIFYSLASFEVVSVMQTLSGLYCGQALKK, from the coding sequence ATGACTGCTCAGTTAACCAGCGAAGAAATCGGACTTCTGCGCGACTCTGCATCCAAAGCCTGCACCCTTCTCAAAGCCCTGGCCAATGAAGACCGACTGCTGTTGCTCTGCCAGTTGACCCAAGGTGAGCGCAATGTCGGCGAACTTGAAGCCCTGACGGGCATCCGGCAGCCCACCCTTTCGCAACAGCTTGGTGTGTTGCGCGATGAGGGCATGGTCAATACCCGAAGGATGGGAAAGTACATTTTCTATTCCCTTGCCAGCTTTGAAGTGGTGTCTGTGATGCAAACCCTGTCAGGCCTGTATTGCGGCCAGGCGCTTAAAAAATAG
- a CDS encoding MBL fold metallo-hydrolase has translation MHPEIQGFFDPATSTVSYVVHEAGASECAIIDPVLDYDAAAGRISTTGADIIAAYVQAQGLKVQWLLETHAHADHLSASAYLKRKLGGQIGIGAAITQVQGVFRDIYNLEPEFKLDGSQFDRLLEPDELFHIGRLQVRALHVPGHTPADMAYQVEGDCLFVGDTLFMPDVGTARCDFPGGDPHQLYQSIKRLLAFPVQTRLFMCHDYPPAGREATWSTTVGEQRANNIHVNDSVDLTGFVEMRTARDATLGVPALLIPAIQINIRAGNLPPADETGLCSLKVPLNRF, from the coding sequence ATGCACCCCGAAATTCAAGGATTTTTCGACCCTGCAACGTCGACCGTGAGCTACGTGGTTCATGAAGCCGGCGCCAGCGAGTGCGCAATCATCGATCCGGTGCTCGACTACGATGCCGCCGCCGGGCGCATCAGTACCACCGGTGCAGACATCATTGCTGCTTACGTGCAGGCACAGGGCCTGAAGGTGCAATGGCTATTGGAAACCCACGCCCACGCCGATCACCTGTCTGCCAGCGCTTACCTGAAGCGAAAGCTGGGCGGCCAGATTGGTATTGGCGCGGCAATCACCCAGGTACAAGGGGTGTTTCGCGACATCTACAACCTTGAGCCCGAGTTCAAGCTCGACGGTTCGCAGTTCGACCGGCTGCTGGAACCGGACGAGCTATTCCACATTGGACGGCTACAGGTACGCGCACTGCACGTGCCGGGGCACACCCCGGCCGACATGGCGTATCAGGTTGAGGGCGACTGTCTGTTTGTGGGCGACACATTGTTTATGCCCGACGTTGGCACGGCCCGCTGCGACTTCCCGGGAGGCGATCCGCACCAGTTGTACCAATCGATCAAGCGTCTGCTGGCCTTTCCGGTCCAGACCCGACTGTTCATGTGCCATGACTATCCGCCAGCAGGGCGTGAGGCCACATGGTCAACCACGGTGGGTGAGCAGCGAGCCAACAACATTCATGTCAACGACAGCGTCGACCTGACGGGCTTCGTCGAGATGCGCACCGCCCGCGACGCGACGCTGGGGGTTCCGGCACTGCTGATTCCGGCCATTCAAATCAACATTCGGGCCGGTAATCTGCCGCCCGCCGATGAAACCGGCCTGTGCAGCCTTAAGGTGCCGCTGAACCGTTTTTAG
- a CDS encoding PA4780 family RIO1-like protein kinase yields MKTPKRLEPLIEDGLIDEVLRPLMSGKEAAVYVVRCGNELRCAKVYKEANKRSFRQAAEYQEGRKVRNSRQARAMAKGSKFGRKETEDAWQNAEVAALFRLAGAGVRVPKPFDFLEGVLLMELVADEYGDAAPRLNDVVLEPDQAREYHAFLIQQIVLMLCTGLVHGDLSEFNVLLTPTGPVIIDLPQAVDAAGNNHAFSMLERDVGNMASYFGRFAPELKGTKYAKEMWALYEAATLHPGSVLTGEFDEPDELADVGGVMREIEAARLDEAFRQAVRAADDAPPSKSEEPPPPWMQ; encoded by the coding sequence ATGAAGACTCCAAAACGCTTAGAACCCCTGATCGAGGACGGTCTGATCGACGAGGTGCTGCGCCCACTCATGAGTGGCAAAGAAGCAGCTGTGTACGTAGTCCGCTGCGGCAATGAGCTGCGATGCGCCAAGGTTTATAAGGAGGCTAACAAACGAAGTTTCCGCCAGGCCGCCGAATATCAGGAGGGTCGCAAGGTTCGCAACAGCCGTCAGGCCCGAGCGATGGCCAAGGGCTCCAAGTTCGGTCGTAAAGAAACCGAGGATGCCTGGCAAAACGCCGAAGTGGCTGCGCTGTTTCGTCTGGCGGGCGCCGGTGTTCGGGTTCCAAAACCGTTCGACTTCCTTGAAGGCGTGCTGTTGATGGAACTGGTGGCGGATGAGTACGGCGATGCAGCCCCCCGACTCAATGACGTGGTGCTGGAACCGGACCAGGCTCGCGAGTATCACGCGTTCCTGATTCAGCAGATTGTGCTGATGCTGTGTACCGGTCTGGTCCACGGAGATTTGTCCGAGTTCAACGTACTGCTGACGCCGACCGGCCCGGTGATTATCGATCTGCCACAGGCTGTCGATGCCGCGGGTAACAACCACGCATTCAGCATGCTGGAGCGTGACGTGGGCAACATGGCTTCTTACTTCGGGCGTTTTGCGCCGGAACTTAAAGGAACCAAATACGCCAAGGAAATGTGGGCGCTTTACGAAGCTGCCACCTTGCACCCTGGCAGCGTGTTGACGGGCGAGTTTGACGAGCCGGACGAGCTGGCCGATGTGGGCGGTGTCATGCGCGAGATCGAAGCTGCCCGTCTGGACGAAGCGTTCCGTCAGGCCGTGCGTGCTGCAGATGATGCGCCACCGAGCAAGTCTGAAGAGCCGCCTCCACCGTGGATGCAGTGA
- a CDS encoding helix-turn-helix transcriptional regulator, with protein MPPNGQRGLQRAIPVLDALPRPLYARAESLGAGSWTPRHRHDWVQFSYAISGVLGVHTDEGSFFAPPQWGIWIPAGLEHEVITSMRAEMRSLYVRREDCLWAPGQCRVLEVTPLARELIKGFCALPAEYPEGGSPEQRLVAVLLDQLASLPEVGFSLPLPRHGRLLVLCNELIETPDADVSLSLWSDRLGMSEKTLMRLFLRETGLSFRSWRQRVRLLSSLQVLEEGGHVTRAALSCGYESTSAFIAAFKKMFGYTPGELFRQG; from the coding sequence ATGCCGCCAAACGGACAACGTGGACTCCAGCGCGCCATTCCAGTGCTTGATGCACTGCCACGGCCGCTGTATGCCCGGGCCGAAAGCCTGGGCGCAGGTTCCTGGACGCCACGTCATCGGCATGATTGGGTGCAGTTTTCATACGCGATCAGTGGCGTGTTGGGGGTGCATACCGACGAGGGCAGCTTTTTTGCACCGCCGCAGTGGGGGATCTGGATTCCCGCCGGGCTGGAGCATGAGGTCATCACCTCGATGCGTGCCGAAATGCGCAGCCTGTATGTACGTCGTGAGGATTGCCTTTGGGCGCCCGGCCAGTGCCGGGTGCTGGAGGTCACGCCGCTGGCACGGGAGCTGATCAAAGGTTTTTGTGCATTGCCCGCCGAATACCCCGAGGGCGGCAGCCCTGAGCAACGGTTGGTGGCGGTGTTGCTGGATCAATTGGCGAGCCTGCCTGAGGTGGGTTTTTCGCTGCCGCTGCCACGCCATGGGCGTTTGCTGGTGCTGTGCAATGAATTGATCGAAACCCCCGATGCCGACGTCAGCCTGAGCCTGTGGTCGGATCGTCTGGGCATGTCTGAAAAAACCCTGATGCGGTTGTTCCTGCGTGAAACGGGCTTGAGTTTTCGCAGTTGGCGTCAGCGGGTACGACTGCTGTCTTCGTTGCAGGTGCTGGAGGAGGGTGGTCATGTCACGCGTGCGGCGTTGTCGTGCGGGTATGAGTCGACGTCGGCATTCATCGCGGCATTTAAAAAGATGTTCGGCTATACGCCCGGCGAGTTATTTCGCCAGGGCTAG
- a CDS encoding bile acid:sodium symporter family protein, whose amino-acid sequence MPVLKHLKRMFTDWFLCGMLLATFLAYVFPHFGSTGGGMHAEWVINIGVFLVFFLHGVNLSSEQIRHGLKNIRLHFMVQGFTFIVFPLIWVIADKLLGTHVPPLLMLGFFYLCTLPSTISSSVALTGSAGGNVPAAILNASLSSVLGIFITPLLVSLVVGSGAGGIDLGSTLLDLCAMLLLPLVLGQLVRPLFGRFFARHKRYTNICDKVVILLLVYAAFCNSMVSGMWQQQGTSVIISAVIGSAVLLAVILWMTTRTARALKFSTSDEIAAVFCASKKSLAAGAPMAALIFGANPGLGLILLPIMIYHPLQLIVCSVMAESYATRKYNMSGSGLARDADAAV is encoded by the coding sequence ATGCCTGTGCTCAAACATCTCAAACGAATGTTCACCGACTGGTTTCTGTGCGGCATGCTGCTAGCGACATTTCTGGCCTATGTGTTTCCGCATTTCGGCAGTACTGGCGGCGGGATGCACGCTGAGTGGGTAATCAACATCGGTGTGTTCCTGGTGTTTTTCCTGCACGGGGTCAACCTGTCCAGCGAGCAAATCCGCCACGGCCTGAAAAACATCCGCCTGCACTTCATGGTTCAGGGCTTCACCTTCATCGTTTTCCCGCTGATCTGGGTCATCGCCGACAAGCTGCTGGGCACCCATGTTCCGCCGCTGCTGATGCTGGGCTTCTTCTACCTGTGCACATTGCCTTCGACCATCTCCTCCTCGGTCGCACTCACCGGCAGCGCAGGCGGCAACGTACCGGCGGCGATTCTCAACGCCAGCCTGTCCAGCGTATTGGGGATTTTCATCACCCCATTGCTCGTCAGCCTGGTGGTTGGCAGCGGCGCGGGCGGCATCGACCTGGGCTCAACCCTGCTCGACCTGTGCGCCATGCTCCTGTTGCCCCTGGTCCTTGGCCAACTGGTACGCCCGCTGTTCGGACGCTTTTTCGCCCGCCACAAGCGCTACACCAACATCTGCGACAAAGTGGTGATTCTGCTGCTGGTTTACGCAGCGTTCTGCAACTCGATGGTCTCGGGCATGTGGCAACAACAAGGCACCTCGGTGATTATCAGCGCCGTGATCGGCAGTGCCGTCCTGCTCGCCGTCATCCTGTGGATGACCACCCGCACTGCCCGTGCCTTGAAGTTCAGCACCAGCGATGAAATTGCCGCCGTGTTCTGCGCCAGCAAAAAATCCCTGGCTGCCGGCGCGCCGATGGCCGCCCTGATCTTTGGCGCCAACCCCGGCCTGGGCCTGATTTTGCTGCCGATCATGATCTACCACCCGCTGCAGTTGATCGTGTGCTCGGTGATGGCCGAAAGCTACGCCACTCGCAAATACAACATGAGTGGGAGCGGGCTTGCTCGCGATGCAGACGCCGCGGTGTAA
- a CDS encoding acetyl-CoA C-acetyltransferase, producing the protein MSLRRVAIIGGNRIPFARSNGPYATASNQDMLTAALEGLIERYNLHGLRMGEVVAGAVLKDSRDFSMTRECVLGSRLSPKTPAYDLQQACGTGLEAVLLVANKIALGQIDCAIAGGVDTTSDAPIGLNDGLRKWLLQFNRTKAPLDKLKTLLQLRPGFLKPEFPRNGEPRTGLSMGQHCELMAQAWSIPRLEQDELALHSHQALTAAYHAGWEDDLLTPFRGLSRDNNLRADLTLEKLAALKPVFERSAKGTLTAGNSTPLTDGAAVVLLGSEEWARERGLPILAYLRDGETAAVDFVHGAEGLLMAPVYAVPRLLARNGLTLQDFDYYEIHEAFAAQVLCTLKAWEDAAYCKSRLDLDAPLGSIDRSKLNVKGSSLAVGHPFAATGGRIVTNMSKLLATAGQGRGLISICAAGGQGVTAIIER; encoded by the coding sequence ATGAGTCTGCGTCGTGTAGCAATTATTGGTGGTAACCGAATCCCGTTTGCCCGCTCCAACGGGCCGTATGCGACCGCCAGTAATCAGGACATGTTGACGGCCGCGCTGGAGGGGTTGATCGAGCGTTACAACCTGCACGGGCTGCGCATGGGGGAGGTCGTGGCCGGGGCGGTGCTCAAGGATTCTCGGGATTTCAGCATGACCCGTGAGTGCGTGCTGGGCTCACGGCTGTCCCCGAAAACACCGGCCTATGACCTGCAGCAGGCCTGCGGGACGGGGCTTGAAGCGGTATTGCTGGTGGCCAACAAGATTGCCCTGGGGCAGATCGACTGTGCGATTGCCGGGGGAGTGGACACCACATCCGATGCGCCGATTGGCCTTAATGACGGCCTGCGTAAATGGTTGCTGCAGTTCAATCGCACCAAGGCGCCTCTGGATAAGCTCAAGACCTTGCTGCAATTGCGTCCGGGTTTTCTGAAACCCGAGTTTCCCCGTAATGGCGAGCCCCGCACCGGGCTGTCGATGGGCCAGCACTGCGAACTGATGGCGCAAGCCTGGAGCATCCCAAGGCTTGAACAGGACGAACTGGCGCTGCACAGCCATCAGGCGTTGACGGCGGCCTATCACGCAGGCTGGGAAGATGACTTGCTCACGCCTTTCCGGGGTTTGAGCCGCGATAACAATCTGCGTGCCGACTTGACCCTGGAGAAGCTGGCCGCCCTTAAGCCTGTGTTCGAGCGCAGTGCCAAAGGCACGTTGACGGCGGGCAACTCCACGCCACTGACCGATGGCGCTGCCGTGGTGCTGTTGGGCAGTGAAGAGTGGGCCCGGGAGCGCGGCTTGCCAATTTTGGCGTATTTACGTGATGGCGAAACTGCTGCTGTTGATTTCGTGCATGGAGCGGAAGGTTTGCTCATGGCGCCGGTGTATGCAGTCCCACGGCTGCTGGCGCGCAATGGCCTGACTTTGCAGGATTTTGACTACTACGAAATTCACGAGGCTTTTGCCGCGCAGGTGCTGTGTACGTTGAAGGCCTGGGAGGATGCGGCCTACTGCAAAAGCCGGCTCGACCTGGATGCACCGCTGGGCTCGATTGATCGCAGCAAGCTCAACGTCAAGGGCAGCTCGCTGGCGGTGGGGCATCCGTTTGCGGCGACAGGAGGGCGGATCGTGACCAATATGTCCAAGCTGCTCGCCACTGCCGGGCAGGGACGAGGGCTGATCTCGATCTGCGCGGCAGGTGGGCAGGGCGTTACCGCAATCATTGAGCGGTAG
- a CDS encoding 3-oxoacyl-ACP reductase → MSDRYIDFVNSSLGQRLVGALGLPSPGRLERWQAGRLRPVEGPLLIGGGALAEQVNRFASKLTDTVYSYGPEPLLATPWIPGQGPKLKAAVFDASELLHTDQLKQLREFFQPLLRSLEHSTHMVILGRAPETLSDPFAASAQRALEGFSRSLAKELRNASTLQLLYVGEGAENQLEGALRFFLSPKSAFISGQVLRLTTCASQVQDWTRPLAGCKALVTGAARGIGASIAETLARDGAHLILLDVPSAKADLDALAARLGGHSIALDICAANAAEELVEHLADGVDIVVHNAGITRDKTLANMTPEFWDSVLAVNLNAPQVLTKALLDSGTLRDNGRVILLASISGIAGNRGQTNYAASKAGLIGLAQAWAPLLGERGISINAVAPGFIETQMTAHIPFALREAGRRMSSLGQGGLPQDVAEAVAWLGQPGSGAVSGQALRVCGQSILGA, encoded by the coding sequence ATGTCAGACCGTTATATCGACTTCGTCAACTCATCCCTCGGCCAGCGTCTGGTCGGCGCGTTGGGGCTGCCGTCACCGGGACGACTGGAACGCTGGCAAGCCGGGCGCCTGCGCCCCGTCGAAGGCCCGCTATTGATTGGCGGCGGGGCACTGGCCGAACAGGTGAACCGTTTTGCCAGCAAACTCACCGACACCGTCTACAGCTACGGCCCCGAACCGTTGCTCGCAACCCCCTGGATTCCTGGCCAGGGACCAAAGCTCAAGGCCGCGGTGTTCGACGCCAGCGAGCTGCTGCACACCGACCAACTCAAGCAACTGCGCGAGTTTTTCCAGCCACTGCTGCGCAGCCTGGAACACAGCACCCATATGGTGATTCTGGGCCGTGCACCTGAAACATTAAGTGACCCATTTGCTGCCAGCGCCCAGCGTGCGCTTGAGGGTTTCAGCCGGTCACTGGCTAAAGAACTGCGCAACGCCAGCACCCTGCAACTGCTGTATGTCGGTGAAGGCGCTGAAAATCAACTTGAAGGCGCACTGCGGTTTTTCCTGTCGCCCAAAAGTGCATTTATCAGTGGGCAAGTGCTGCGCCTCACGACCTGCGCCTCCCAGGTACAGGACTGGACCCGCCCCCTGGCCGGGTGCAAGGCATTGGTGACCGGGGCGGCCCGAGGAATTGGCGCCTCGATTGCCGAAACCCTGGCCCGGGATGGCGCCCACTTGATCCTGCTCGACGTGCCATCCGCCAAGGCCGACCTGGATGCGCTGGCCGCCCGTCTGGGCGGGCACAGCATCGCGCTGGATATCTGTGCCGCCAATGCCGCTGAAGAACTGGTCGAGCACCTGGCTGACGGTGTCGACATCGTGGTGCACAACGCAGGCATCACCCGTGACAAGACCTTGGCCAACATGACGCCCGAGTTCTGGGACTCCGTGCTCGCGGTCAACCTCAACGCCCCGCAGGTGCTGACCAAAGCCCTGCTCGACAGTGGCACCTTGCGCGATAACGGCCGGGTGATTCTGCTCGCCTCCATCAGCGGTATCGCCGGTAATCGCGGTCAGACCAACTACGCCGCCAGCAAGGCCGGGCTGATTGGCCTGGCTCAAGCCTGGGCCCCCTTGCTGGGCGAACGCGGCATCAGCATCAACGCCGTGGCCCCCGGGTTTATCGAAACCCAGATGACTGCGCATATTCCCTTCGCCTTGCGCGAAGCGGGTCGACGCATGAGCTCCCTGGGCCAGGGCGGCCTGCCGCAAGACGTGGCCGAAGCCGTGGCCTGGCTCGGGCAGCCGGGGTCGGGCGCCGTCAGCGGTCAAGCGCTGCGGGTGTGCGGACAAAGCATTCTGGGAGCATGA
- a CDS encoding MaoC/PaaZ C-terminal domain-containing protein has protein sequence MTVKWLDLASPPHLPALYAHAAARRKITGSTLPEQGLRCWVEVEPTSLAAFREVCALAPSPLLPPTYPHILAFGLQMQLLTSKDFPFPLLGLIHLTNRVRLLRPMGSVTQLRIGVFVHNLQKHPKGATFEVITQVDDMLGPLWEAESTLLCKGVELPGAPPETAAPGPVVLNELTRWYAPTDIGRRYAKVSGDYNPIHLSAASAKLFGLPSAIAHGLWIKTRALAALNSHLPAANVEIFVAFKKPVRLPSEVILRCSEAGSSGDFQLSGHGDLVHMTGNWRPIS, from the coding sequence ATGACCGTGAAGTGGCTCGACCTCGCCAGCCCACCGCACTTGCCCGCGCTGTACGCCCACGCCGCCGCCCGGCGCAAAATCACCGGCAGCACCTTGCCGGAACAGGGTTTGCGCTGCTGGGTGGAAGTTGAGCCCACGTCACTGGCTGCCTTCAGGGAGGTGTGCGCCCTGGCGCCAAGCCCACTACTCCCGCCCACCTACCCCCATATCCTGGCCTTCGGGCTGCAAATGCAATTACTGACCAGCAAGGACTTCCCCTTCCCACTGCTTGGACTGATTCATCTGACCAATCGGGTACGGCTACTGCGGCCCATGGGCAGCGTGACGCAGCTACGCATCGGTGTGTTTGTGCACAACCTGCAAAAGCACCCCAAGGGGGCGACCTTTGAGGTGATCACCCAGGTGGACGACATGCTCGGGCCGCTGTGGGAGGCCGAAAGCACGCTGCTGTGCAAAGGCGTCGAGCTGCCGGGGGCCCCCCCTGAAACCGCCGCCCCCGGGCCGGTGGTGCTGAACGAGCTGACGCGCTGGTATGCCCCCACCGACATTGGCCGCCGCTACGCCAAGGTGTCGGGCGACTACAACCCCATTCACCTCAGTGCGGCCAGCGCCAAACTGTTTGGCCTGCCCAGCGCCATCGCCCATGGCCTGTGGATAAAAACCCGTGCCCTGGCGGCATTGAATTCGCACCTGCCAGCCGCCAATGTCGAGATCTTTGTCGCGTTCAAAAAGCCGGTACGTCTACCCAGCGAAGTGATTTTGCGCTGCAGCGAAGCGGGTTCCAGTGGTGATTTCCAGCTGAGCGGGCATGGCGATCTGGTGCACATGACCGGTAATTGGCGACCGATCAGTTGA
- a CDS encoding nucleotide pyrophosphohydrolase: protein MNLDELTQRMHRIRDNNDWKQFHSPKNLAMAASVEMAELVEIFQWLSEDQSRQLPADKLAHAGQEVGDIVLYLVLLCAELGLDMNEVVRSKLADNERRFNP, encoded by the coding sequence ATGAACCTCGACGAACTCACGCAACGCATGCACCGCATCCGCGATAACAACGACTGGAAACAATTCCACAGCCCGAAAAACCTGGCCATGGCCGCCAGTGTCGAAATGGCTGAGCTGGTGGAAATCTTTCAGTGGCTAAGCGAGGACCAGTCCCGCCAGCTCCCCGCCGACAAGCTCGCCCACGCAGGCCAGGAGGTAGGCGATATCGTGCTGTATCTGGTGTTGCTGTGCGCCGAACTGGGGTTGGACATGAACGAAGTGGTGCGCAGCAAATTGGCTGACAATGAAAGGCGTTTCAACCCATGA